A portion of the Colius striatus isolate bColStr4 chromosome 1, bColStr4.1.hap1, whole genome shotgun sequence genome contains these proteins:
- the LOC133628803 gene encoding mucin-1-like yields MLLFIHEACKAYYHWDHFESQLAKKALATIPGILQQRAQATLQSQATYINKRRKYRDQASPHASPSDLAALPPALRRADGNTSAVRQKPTLQPRKRRAEPDALSSEKGDDALLSRQSSLGNSTVFPHLAQVSRPSPWVRGASSPPRRLRPPPASPAREPRGTAERNHRSAPLRDAGLGEERERSAERRCPPQVQPRALPGVQTEPLAPLPSRPRLQRPTDPPRRPQLRGSGTGAQLRSAPLAGPEGRPAPGTAPTRNWAAAGGVSGGGSSCAVPTASPPRPACGERGRTPTCANPALPSLLPSPGAASWGGSGLRSAPPLTQSAAAPAAPTVPCGLLRPRQSPLTAEARPRSLSPLSHGRREAFLPPAISSSQSTAPKAREGWRREAASATSPTACPRGGPSVCSSIEINESEAEDHCKQKYVAAAVGTAQVRKKRSRPGLRNAKVTPGLLAHFLNAPGQNSFNRPPSVGIKSPGRRTVWLQRLTGSCSSSTVTVTVNIALTFPLYSARPLFASLGKSLSKGIHSRRIPGSKRQQPPLLAARGGGRQRPNPPFPPAPYPPR; encoded by the exons ATGCTTCTGTTCATCCACGAAGCTTGCAAAGCTTACTATCACTGGGATCATTTTGAGTCACAACTGGCAAAAAAAGCTCTTGCCACCATCCCTGGCATTCTGCAGCAAAGAGCTCAAG CCACACTGCAAAGCCAGGCTACCTACATCAACAAAAGGAGGAAGTACCGTGACCAAGCGTCGCCCCACGCCAGCCCATCCGATTTGGCTGCATTACCGCCGGCGCTGCGCCGCGCCGATGGAAACACAAGCGCAGTCAGGCAAAAACCAACCCTCCAGCCGAGGAAGCG ACGGGCTGAGCCCGACGCGCTCAGCTCAGAGAAGGGGGACGATGCCCTCCTCAGCAGGCAGAGCTCTCTGGGGAACAGCACGGTTTTCCCCCATCTTGCCCAAGTTTCCAGGCCGTCCCCGTGGGTCAGAGGCGCCTCCAGCCCGCCGCGACGGCTCCGGCCACCCCCGGCCTCTCCGGCCCGGGAGCCGCGAGGGACAGCGGAGCGAAACCATCGCTCCGCGCCTCTGCGCGACGCCGGgctgggggaggagagggagaggagcgCGGAGAGGCGATGCCCGCCGCAGGTCCAGCCCCGCGCCCTCCCGGGGGTTCAAACCGAGCCACTTGCCCCGCTGCCCTCCCGCCCCAGGCTGCAGAGACCAACAGACCCGCCGAGGCGTCCGCAGCTCCGCGGCTCCGGGACGGGCGCGCagctccgctccgctcccctGGCAGGGCCGGAGGGGCGGCCGGCGCCAGGCACAGCCCCGACGAGGAACTGGGCGGCAGCGGGGGGGGTTAGTGGTGGGGGCTCCTCCTGCGCCGTGCCTACCGCTTCCCCTCCTCGTCCAGCCTGCGGGGAGCGCGGCAGGACACCTACCTGCGCCAATCCcgccctcccctctctcctcccctcccccggGGCCGCAAGCTGGGGCGGGAGCGGCCTCCGGAGCGCTCCTCCCCTAACGCAGTCCGCGGCGGCACCGGCAGCGCCTACGGTTCCCTGCGGGCTCCTCCGGCCGCGGCAGTCCCCGCTGACAGCAGAGGCGCGGCCCCGGAGCCTCTCACCGCTCTCCCACGGGCGGCGGGAGGCTTTCCTCCCTCCAGCTATCTCCTCTTCCCAAAGTACAGCCCCCAAGGCCCGGGAGGGATGGAGGCGCGAAGCCGCTTCTGCCACCAGCCCCACCGCCTGCCCGCGCGGGGGACCGAGCgtttgcagcagca tagAAATAAATGAGTCCGAAGCCGAGGACCACTGCAAGCAGAAGTACGTCGCCGCTGCCGTTGGCACAGCCCAAGTGAGAAAGAAGCGTTCGCGGCCCGGCTTACGCAACGCAAAAGTAACACCTGGGCTATTGGCGCATTTTCTAAATGCCCCTGGACAAAACAGTTTTAACCGTCCTCCCAGCGTGGGCATAAAAAGCCCCGGGAGGCGGACTGTATGGCTTCAAAGGCTGACGGgcagctgctcctccagcaccgTGACTGTCACCGTGAACATCGCGCTCACGTTTCCTCTTTACTCTGCCCGCCCGCTCTTTGCATCCCTTGGGAAGTCATTATCAAAGGGAATTCATTCGCGCCGAATCCCGGGGTCAAAGCGCCAACAGCCCCCCCTCCTCGCTGCgaggggcggcgggcggcagcgACCCAATCCCCCCTTTCCCCCAGCACCTTATCCTCCGCGGTGA
- the PRICKLE1 gene encoding prickle-like protein 1, which yields MPLEMEPKANNLVFGCQRSSTSDDDSGCALEEYAWVPPGLRPEQVQLYFACLPEEKVPYVNSPGEKHRIKQLLYQLPPHDNEVRYCQSLSEEEKKELQMFSSQRKKEALGRGTIKLLSRAVMHAVCEQCGTKVNGGEVAVFASRAGPGVCWHPSCFVCFTCNELLVDLIYFYQDGKIHCGRHHAELLKPRCSACDEIIFADECTEAEGRHWHMKHFCCLECETILGGQRYIMKDGRPFCCNCFESLYAEYCETCGEHIGVDHAQMTYDGQHWHATETCFSCAQCKTSLLGCPFLPKQGQIYCSKTCSLGEDVHASDSSDSAFQSARSRDSRRSVRMGKSSRSADQCRQSLLLSPALNYKFPGLSDNADDTLSRKLDDLSLSREETSFVNEDFWKGRVEQEMPEDPEEWAEHEDYMTQLLLKFGDKSLFQQPAEVDIRSSEHWISDSMVKSKLDLKKNNPSLASKKYQSDMYWAQSQDGLGDSAYGSHPGPASSRKIQELDMEHGASGYKHDQTPWYGGSLECLSDLKQQEQSVRDSMDSLALSNITGASMDGEGKPRTSLYSLQTFQELEVEDCEKMSNMGTLNSSMLHRSTESLKSLSSELCQEKVLPEEKPAHVPVLRRSKSQSRPQQVKFSDDVIDNGSYENIEIRQPPMSERTRRRVYHFEERGNRPPHHHRRRSRKSRSDNALNLAAERRCSPRERFRYYSPQDHEKFIQNRSSREIRAYTQNAELYGQYAHSRSDYALRNQVVDKFFGLYGEEDDSWCSTSSSSSDSEEEGYFLGQPIPQPRSLRYPYYTDDLSGPTTALSSSQFGQRTTKSKKKRGHKGKNCIIS from the exons ATGCCATTGGAGATGGAGCCCAAAGCCAATAATCTTGTTTTCGGATGTCAGCGAAGCTCAACATCTGACGATGACTCTGGCTGTGCCTTGGAAGAGTATGCCTGGGTCCCCCCGGGCCTCAGACCAGAGCAG GTCCAGCTGTACTTTGCCTGCTTGCCAGAGGAGAAGGTCCCTTACGTGAACAGCCCTGGAGAGAAGCACCGAATTAAGCAACTTCTGTATCAGCTGCCACCCCATGATAATGAG GTGAGATACTGCCAGTCTTTaagtgaagaggaaaagaaggagcTGCAGATGTTCAGTTCTCAGCGGAAAAAGGAGGCCCTTGGCCGAGGCACTAtcaagctgctctccagagcaGTGATGCACGCTGTTTGTGAACAG TGTGGTACAAAAGTGAATGGTGGTGAAGTTGCAGTCTTTGCCTCGAGAGCTGGGCCTGGTGTGTGCTGGCATCCCTCCTGTTTCGTGTGCTTCACCTGTAACGAGCTCCTCGTTGACCTTATTTACTTCTACCAAGACGGAAAGATTCACTGTGGCAGACACCACGCTGAACTCCTCAAACCCCGATGCTCAGCCTGTGATGAG ATCATTTTTGCTGATGAGTGTACGGAAGCCGAGGGTCGCCACTGGCACATGAAGCACTTCTGTTGCCTTGAGTGTGAAACAATCCTGGGTGGACAGAGATACATCATGAAGGATGGGCGGCCCTTCTGCTGCAACTGCTTTGAATCTCTCTATGCGGAATACTGTGAGACCTGTGGGGAACACATCG gTGTTGACCACGCTCAGATGACCTACGATGGACAGCACTGGCACGCCACAGAGACTTGCTTTTCCTGTGCTCAGTGCAAGACCTCTTTGCTTGGCTGCCCTTTCCTTCCAAAGCAAGGGCAGATTTACTGTTCCAAAACATGCAGCTTGGGAGAGGACGTTCACGCCTCCGACTCATCCGACTCGGCGTTTCAGTCGGCGCGGTCGCGGGACTCCCGGCGGAGCGTGCGCATGGGCAAGAGCAGCCGCTCTGCCGACCAGTGCCGCCAGTCCCTCCTCCTCTCGCCCGCACTCAACTACAAGTTCCCCGGCCTCTCCGACAATGCAGATGACACCCTGTCTCGGAAGCTGGATGACTTGAGCCTTTCCAGGGAAGAGACGAGCTTTGTTAACGAAGACTTCTGGAAAGGAAGAGTAGAGCAAGAAATGCCCGAAGACCCTGAAGAGTGGGCCGAGCACGAGGACTACATGACTCAACTCCTTCTGAAGTTTGGTGATAAAAGCCTCTTCCAGCAGCCCGCTGAGGTGGACATTAGATCGAGCGAACACTGGATTTCTGACAGCATGGTCAAGAGCAAGTtggacttgaaaaaaaataatccaagcCTAGCAAGTAAGAAGTATCAGTCGGACATGTACTGGGCCCAGTCGCAAGACGGCCTGGGTGACTCTGCATATGGCAGCCACCCAGgacctgccagcagcaggaagaTCCAGGAGCTAGACATGGAGCACGGGGCCTCGGGATACAAACATGACCAAACTCCATGGTATGGGGGCTCACTCGAGTGTTTGTCTGACCTCAAACAGCAAGAACAAAGTGTTCGGGACTCAATGGATTCTTTGGCTTTGTCCAACATAACAG GGGCTTCAATGGATGGAGAAGGCAAGCCACGGACATCTCTCTACTCTTTGCAAACTTTCCAAGAACTGGAGGTGGAGGACTGCGAGAAGATGAGCAACATGGGAACCCTGAATTCTTCAATGCTCCACCGGAGCACAGAGTCCTTGAAGAGTCTGAGCTCAGAGTTATGCCAGGAAAAGGTGTTGCCGGAGGAAAAGCCAGCACACGTGCCTGTACTGAGAAGATCCAAATCCCAGTCTCGACCGCAGCAAGTGAAGTTTTCAGATGATGTTATTGACAATGGAAGCTATGAGAACATTGAAATACGTCAGCCTCCCATGAGCGAGAGGACTCGTAGGCGCGTTTACCACTTCGAAGAGCGTGGGAATCGGCCTCCTCATCATCATCGCAGAAGAAGCAGGAAGTCTCGCTCAGATAATGCACTTAACTTGGCCGCAGAAAGGAGATGCTCTCCAAGAGAGAGGTTTCGTTATTACTCCCCTCAGGATCATGAAAAGTTTATTCAAAACAGGAGCTCCCGTGAGATTCGGGCGTACACTCAGAACGCAGAGCTGTACGGGCAGTATGCCCACTCTCGGTCCGATTACGCGCTGCGGAATCAGGTGGTTGATAAATTCTTTGGATTGTACGGTGAGGAAGATGACTCCTGGTGTTCAACTTCATCCTCATCATCCGATTCTGAAGAGGAAGGGTATTTTCTAGGACAGCCAATACCACAGCCACGCTCGCTGAGATACCCGTACTATACAGATGACCTTTCTGGTCCAACCACTGCGTTATCTAGTTCTCAGTTTGGACAAAGGACAACCAAATCAAAGAAGAAGAGGgggcacaaaggaaaaaactgCATCATTTCTTAA